The Verrucomicrobiia bacterium genome includes a window with the following:
- a CDS encoding type II toxin-antitoxin system VapC family toxin, which produces MIAFLDTSVLIRFEKNFHRLRTLGKVRVPAIALAEYVRGIEGATHLRAKNRAKRFMARQILPLGIVDFNTEAALAWASLAEAMTKAGLTMKFGDSLIAAQCLAANASIVTADNDFERVPGLKVIRI; this is translated from the coding sequence ATGATCGCTTTCCTTGATACGAGCGTCCTCATCCGCTTTGAGAAAAACTTTCATCGCTTGCGCACTTTGGGAAAAGTGCGAGTTCCAGCCATCGCTTTGGCGGAATATGTCCGGGGTATTGAGGGAGCTACTCATTTACGGGCCAAGAATCGCGCGAAACGGTTCATGGCCCGTCAAATCTTGCCGTTGGGAATCGTGGATTTTAACACTGAGGCAGCCTTGGCTTGGGCCTCATTGGCCGAGGCCATGACCAAAGCCGGATTGACGATGAAGTTCGGAGATTCGCTCATCGCGGCGCAATGCCTGGCCGCTAACGCATCCATTGTGACCGCCGATAATGATTTCGAACGGGTACCAGGCTTGAAGGTGATACGGATTTGA
- a CDS encoding mechanosensitive ion channel domain-containing protein, producing MEDAKKLVIDFFISYGFQIIGALLIMGLGVLLAKYLGRILEEALTKKGMEPPLRSLIIKGVKILIFAFTAVLALEKFGVPIAPMVAGIGVAGVGIGLAMQGVLGNIVAGLTIIFTKPFRIGEWVEMLGEHGEVASIELFTTTLTHPDRSRVIIPNRKIVGEILHNHGAIRQLDLSVGVAYATDLNAAIAAVRRVLEANPRVLKDPAPVVGVSSLGDSAINIVVKPWVSVANYVAAGAELNLAIVEEFRRSNISIPFPQREIRILKDPEAPVELATSSHGR from the coding sequence ATGGAAGACGCAAAAAAACTCGTCATCGATTTCTTCATCTCCTACGGGTTCCAGATCATCGGCGCCCTCCTTATCATGGGCCTCGGTGTCTTGCTGGCCAAATACCTGGGTCGCATCCTGGAAGAAGCCCTCACCAAGAAGGGCATGGAGCCGCCCCTGCGCTCCCTCATCATCAAAGGCGTCAAAATCCTCATCTTCGCCTTCACCGCCGTCCTGGCGCTGGAGAAGTTCGGTGTCCCCATCGCCCCCATGGTCGCCGGTATCGGTGTCGCCGGTGTGGGCATCGGCCTTGCTATGCAAGGTGTGCTCGGCAACATCGTCGCCGGCCTCACCATCATCTTCACCAAACCCTTCCGCATCGGCGAGTGGGTGGAGATGCTCGGTGAGCACGGCGAGGTGGCCTCCATCGAACTCTTCACCACCACCCTGACGCATCCCGACCGCTCCCGCGTCATCATCCCGAACCGCAAGATCGTCGGCGAGATACTCCACAACCACGGCGCGATCCGGCAGCTCGACCTCTCCGTGGGCGTGGCTTATGCCACCGACCTCAACGCCGCCATCGCCGCCGTGCGCCGCGTCCTGGAAGCCAATCCGCGCGTGTTGAAAGACCCCGCTCCCGTGGTCGGCGTCAGTTCACTCGGGGATTCCGCCATCAATATCGTCGTGAAACCATGGGTCTCCGTCGCCAACTACGTCGCCGCCGGTGCCGAGCTCAATCTCGCCATCGTCGAAGAATTCCGCCGCAGCAACATTTCCATCCCGTTCCCCCAACGCGAAATCCGCATCCTCAAAGACCCCGAAGCCCCCGTAGAACTGGCCACCTCCTCCCACGGGCGATAG
- a CDS encoding SpoIIE family protein phosphatase: MPEAVSTLPAAEATPSRLAGDGARLLVVDDDCMNSALLSERLHTEGYVVEVANDGRSALEKLASGTYDLVLLDIVMPDMDGYDVLKKLKADSKLHDIPVIMISGLDDLNSVARCIEIGADDYLPKPYKPVLLQARINACLEKKQLREQEQAMYRALVESQKHLAAELNEAADYVISLLPPPLTGEVTTEWCFIPSTQLGGDSFGYHWLDEDNLAIYLLDVCGHGVGAALLSISAMNVLRAQSLANTDFRDPAQVLMRLNETFQMDRQNNMYFTIWYGVFDKKKREISYARGGHPPAVLVTGQTAETSERIELKSPGLVVGTMPGVIYRSKRQPVGKSAEIYLFSDGVYELTNPTGEMWDYQLFLNTLTEPVPEGQTRMGHIVASAKAFHGSGNFEDDYSLVRIVL, translated from the coding sequence ATGCCAGAAGCCGTCTCAACACTGCCTGCTGCCGAAGCCACGCCCAGCCGATTGGCGGGCGATGGTGCCCGTTTGCTCGTGGTGGACGATGACTGTATGAACAGCGCGCTCCTCAGCGAACGCCTGCACACGGAAGGTTACGTAGTCGAAGTCGCCAACGACGGCCGCTCCGCCTTGGAAAAGCTCGCCAGCGGAACCTACGATCTCGTCCTGCTCGACATCGTCATGCCGGACATGGACGGCTACGACGTCCTCAAAAAGCTGAAGGCCGATTCCAAGCTGCACGACATTCCCGTCATCATGATCTCCGGCCTCGATGACCTGAACAGCGTCGCTCGCTGCATTGAGATCGGCGCAGATGATTACCTGCCCAAGCCCTACAAACCAGTTCTGCTTCAAGCCCGCATCAACGCCTGCTTGGAGAAAAAGCAACTGCGCGAACAAGAGCAGGCCATGTATCGCGCCCTCGTCGAGAGCCAGAAACACCTCGCCGCCGAACTGAACGAAGCCGCCGATTACGTCATCTCCCTTTTACCACCGCCGCTCACGGGTGAAGTCACCACCGAATGGTGCTTCATCCCGTCTACGCAGTTGGGTGGCGATTCCTTCGGCTACCATTGGCTGGATGAAGACAACCTCGCCATTTACCTGCTCGATGTCTGCGGCCATGGCGTCGGTGCCGCCTTGCTCTCCATCTCCGCCATGAACGTGCTTCGCGCACAATCCCTGGCGAACACCGATTTTCGCGACCCTGCCCAAGTCCTGATGCGCCTGAATGAGACCTTCCAGATGGACCGGCAGAACAACATGTACTTCACCATCTGGTACGGCGTCTTCGATAAAAAGAAGCGCGAGATATCCTACGCACGCGGCGGCCATCCGCCCGCCGTGCTCGTGACCGGCCAGACGGCAGAGACCTCGGAACGCATCGAGCTCAAATCTCCCGGCCTCGTCGTCGGCACCATGCCCGGCGTCATCTATCGCAGCAAGCGCCAGCCCGTCGGCAAGTCTGCCGAGATATACCTGTTCAGCGATGGCGTGTATGAGCTCACCAATCCCACCGGTGAGATGTGGGATTACCAGTTGTTCCTGAACACGCTTACGGAACCGGTGCCGGAAGGCCAGACGCGCATGGGTCACATCGTCGCGTCCGCCAAGGCGTTCCACGGCTCAGGCAATTTTGAAGATGACTATTCGCTCGTGCGGATCGTCCTGTGA
- a CDS encoding STAS domain-containing protein, with the protein MELTVDTLEGGVRCIRLSGRMDLKGTQSIEARFNAETGALKQSVIVDMAAVNFIASIGIRLLLANIKQLNPAGAKIIFCRPQKLVEDVLRLSGLDAVAEIAADEVEAVNILKGA; encoded by the coding sequence ATGGAGCTGACTGTAGATACATTAGAGGGTGGCGTCCGTTGCATCCGTCTTTCCGGGCGCATGGACCTCAAGGGCACTCAATCCATTGAAGCCCGCTTCAATGCCGAGACCGGTGCGCTCAAACAATCCGTCATCGTGGACATGGCGGCCGTCAATTTCATTGCCTCCATCGGCATTCGCCTCCTCCTCGCGAACATCAAGCAGCTCAATCCTGCTGGTGCCAAGATCATCTTCTGCCGTCCGCAAAAGCTCGTTGAGGACGTGCTCCGGTTGTCGGGCCTGGATGCCGTGGCCGAGATCGCCGCAGACGAAGTGGAAGCGGTCAACATCTTGAAGGGAGCCTAA
- a CDS encoding ATP-binding protein, which produces MSASVQITLQNNPDELQRLNELVAQFGADNNFTVQEEYAVFLCLEELCTNIINYAWPNGGDHTFDVRLTVDDVAIKLEFQDGGVPFDPTKYQTHDISKPLQDRPVGGLGIHLVRQQSSEMFYERMDEKNVLFVKIKRGQG; this is translated from the coding sequence ATGAGCGCCTCTGTCCAAATCACCCTTCAGAACAATCCCGACGAACTACAGCGTCTGAACGAATTGGTCGCGCAATTCGGTGCGGATAATAATTTCACCGTGCAGGAGGAATACGCCGTCTTCCTCTGCCTGGAAGAGCTCTGCACCAACATCATCAACTACGCCTGGCCGAACGGTGGCGATCACACTTTCGATGTCCGCCTCACCGTCGATGATGTCGCCATCAAGCTCGAGTTCCAGGATGGTGGCGTGCCTTTTGATCCCACCAAGTATCAGACACACGATATCTCCAAACCTTTGCAAGACCGTCCTGTGGGCGGTCTGGGCATCCATCTCGTGCGTCAGCAAAGCAGCGAGATGTTCTACGAACGCATGGACGAGAAAAACGTCCTCTTCGTTAAGATCAAACGCGGTCAGGGCTGA
- a CDS encoding response regulator transcription factor translates to MNILVVEDDAKTAQAIRRGLDAEGYDTFVARTGDEGWSHLKSATFDLVVLDWMLPGRDGIEILKALRTRGAKPPVLLLTARDAVEDRVLGLDSGADDYLVKPFAFAELLARMRVLLRRTVPDELLRRQVGDLVLDLQSRRAWRTGQEIDLTPREFDLLVYLMRYEGQVVTRQMLAQEVWREPNRATTLDNVIDVHLAHLRKKLDEGRRHKLVQTVRGVGFILREERTA, encoded by the coding sequence GTGAACATCTTGGTCGTTGAGGATGACGCGAAAACCGCGCAAGCCATCCGCCGCGGACTGGACGCCGAGGGCTACGACACCTTTGTCGCCCGCACTGGCGACGAAGGCTGGTCTCACTTGAAGTCCGCCACCTTCGATCTGGTGGTGCTCGACTGGATGCTGCCCGGTCGCGACGGGATTGAGATTCTCAAAGCCCTGCGTACCCGTGGTGCTAAACCTCCCGTCCTGCTCCTCACCGCGCGCGATGCCGTGGAGGACCGTGTGCTCGGCCTCGACAGCGGCGCGGATGACTACCTCGTCAAACCCTTTGCCTTCGCCGAGTTGCTCGCCCGGATGCGCGTCTTGCTGCGTCGCACAGTGCCGGATGAGCTGTTGCGCCGGCAGGTCGGCGACCTCGTGCTCGATCTCCAGTCGCGCCGTGCCTGGCGCACCGGCCAGGAGATAGATCTCACGCCGCGTGAGTTCGATCTCCTGGTATACCTTATGCGCTACGAGGGCCAGGTAGTGACCCGCCAGATGCTCGCGCAGGAGGTCTGGCGCGAACCGAACCGCGCCACCACGCTGGATAATGTCATCGATGTCCACCTCGCCCACCTGCGCAAAAAGCTGGATGAAGGCCGCCGCCACAAGCTGGTCCAGACCGTGCGCGGCGTGGGCTTCATTTTGCGGGAGGAGCGAACGGCGTGA
- a CDS encoding heavy metal sensor histidine kinase: MNGRWQRQSLKLRLAVWFTAVASLIMLALTPAVYILIERRLHAELDRQLQVDWNLIAAHLEQSADGRIQWKKSSPSTPNSPGYAETWFDVWAHGKDLLSHWPVNGVRVTQPPVASAAGSPLFLNLTVDRRIPARAYQRATHLDGREVTVRVFRDESGLRRALREILAGLFLGIPLAAALAAVGGYWMAGRTLKPISAMAEQARQITSESLSRRLPNPNPHDELGQMANVFNETFQRLEASFESLKRFTADASHELRTPLTALRTVGEVALREKGDTKALRDTIGSMLEEAQRLNDLIDTMLLLARAESGRVTVPFAPVNLASFLQEISDSVEVLATEKKQRIELSGESGLTVSTAQLLLRPAVLNVLHNAIRYSPPGTRILMRWFTEGDHAVVEVADEGPGIAPEHREKIFERFYRIDKARSRADGGAGLGLAIAKLSVGQLGGRIELLTEVGQGSRFQIFLPLRRPD; encoded by the coding sequence GTGAACGGCAGGTGGCAACGCCAATCCTTGAAGCTCCGTCTGGCCGTCTGGTTCACGGCGGTCGCCAGCCTCATCATGCTGGCCCTGACACCCGCCGTTTACATCCTGATCGAACGCCGCCTCCATGCCGAACTCGACCGTCAGTTGCAGGTAGATTGGAACCTGATCGCCGCCCATTTGGAACAGAGCGCCGACGGGCGCATCCAGTGGAAGAAAAGCAGTCCCTCCACCCCCAACAGTCCGGGTTACGCGGAGACATGGTTTGATGTCTGGGCGCATGGGAAGGATTTGCTCAGTCATTGGCCGGTGAATGGGGTCCGGGTCACGCAACCACCGGTTGCTTCTGCCGCCGGATCGCCGCTTTTCCTTAACCTGACGGTGGACCGGCGTATACCCGCTCGGGCCTATCAACGTGCTACCCATCTCGACGGGCGCGAGGTCACCGTGCGCGTTTTCCGGGATGAATCAGGTCTGCGCCGTGCCTTGCGGGAGATCCTTGCCGGCTTGTTCCTGGGCATCCCTTTGGCTGCCGCGCTTGCCGCTGTGGGCGGATACTGGATGGCCGGCCGCACTTTGAAACCCATCAGTGCCATGGCCGAGCAAGCCCGCCAGATCACCTCAGAATCATTAAGCCGCCGTCTGCCCAATCCGAATCCACACGATGAACTCGGGCAGATGGCCAACGTTTTCAACGAAACCTTTCAACGGCTTGAAGCCTCCTTCGAGTCCCTCAAACGCTTCACGGCGGATGCTTCCCACGAACTGCGCACCCCGCTCACTGCCCTGCGCACTGTAGGCGAGGTCGCCTTGCGTGAAAAAGGGGATACGAAGGCCCTGCGCGATACCATCGGCAGCATGTTGGAGGAGGCCCAGCGTCTGAATGACCTCATCGACACCATGCTGCTGCTCGCCCGCGCCGAGAGTGGCCGGGTCACCGTGCCGTTCGCGCCGGTGAATCTGGCGAGTTTTCTCCAGGAAATCAGCGACAGCGTGGAAGTGCTTGCCACCGAGAAGAAACAGCGCATCGAGCTTTCCGGTGAATCCGGTTTGACCGTCTCCACCGCCCAATTGCTGTTACGTCCTGCTGTGTTGAATGTCCTCCACAACGCCATCCGCTACAGCCCGCCTGGCACGCGCATCTTGATGCGCTGGTTCACGGAGGGGGACCATGCCGTGGTGGAGGTGGCGGATGAAGGTCCGGGCATCGCCCCGGAGCATCGCGAGAAAATTTTCGAACGGTTCTACCGCATCGACAAGGCCCGCTCCCGGGCCGATGGCGGTGCCGGTTTGGGGCTCGCCATCGCCAAGCTCTCCGTCGGGCAACTCGGTGGCCGGATCGAGTTGCTGACTGAAGTGGGGCAGGGCAGCCGCTTTCAGATCTTCCTTCCGCTTCGGCGACCAGACTGA
- a CDS encoding efflux RND transporter permease subunit: MNVVQLALRRPLSMLVLVIAISLGGFLALQRMDRDIFPPLGIPTIYVAQPYGGMDPAQMEGYLTYRYEYHFLYIAGIEHVESKSIQGASIMKLQFHPGTDMSQAMSETVAQVNRSRAFMPPGTVAPFIMRFDAGSVAVGYLVFSTEDPNITLNQMQDQALNRVRPAFATLPGVSAPPPFGGSSRAITVNVNPDRMRAYGLSPDDIVKALSQGNTISPSGNINLDGKYPIVAANAIVSNVKDLEGVPLKRTATGSVFVRDVATVTDAADVTTAYALADGKRSVYLPVTKRADASTVDVVDLVKKNIPEFQKLLPDGIKVSYSFDQSPVVNRSIKDLMKEGGLGAILTGLMVLFFLRDWRSAFIVVVNIPLSLLAAAFALWLSGENIHLMTLGGMALAVGILVDEATVAIENIHAHIARGSPLARAAYEGTRETALPRLLAMLCILAVFIPAFFMVGAAKALFVPMALAVGFSMIASFILSSTLVPILSVWLLKGHASEVHDASFIGKMQKNYTGLLRSVVALRWPLVVVYLVIAGLAVWFIGGRLGTEIFPKTDTGQFALRFRNPSGTQVGITEQTAKKILDTIAREAGGEDKVEISIGMVGVHNSSFPVNLVHLWNGGPEEGWLAIQLKRDSGKRVEEFKEHLRGVFAKELPDVRLSFEPQDIVTRVMSFGSPTPIEIAISAPSLPVGKGYADKLTESLGKLPFLRDVQIAQTLDFPSVNVNIDRERAGLLGVKVEDVTRSLVAATTSSRFTVANFWADPNSGISFNLQVQIPEERTQSIEDLNNIPVTSDNGGTVLLRNLASITPGTSVGTYERYNMARIVSVTANIHGTDLGTATREIRKTLAELNFPSDGKTKVDVRGQVVPLEQLQAGFGTGLVIAVVVIFLMLAANFESFRLACVVVSTVPAVLAGVALTLWLTGTTLNIQSAMGAIMSVGVAVANAILLVTFAERARITGGDALAAAMEGARSRLRPILMTSCAMIAGMIPLALGLGEGGDQTAPLGRAVVGGLAMATLATLFVLPAFFVLFRNQASTHSSSLDPDDPLSGHFVSPVGHD, translated from the coding sequence ATGAACGTGGTCCAACTTGCCCTGCGCCGTCCTTTGAGCATGCTTGTGCTCGTCATCGCCATTTCCTTGGGCGGCTTTTTGGCCCTCCAAAGGATGGACCGGGACATCTTTCCGCCGCTCGGCATCCCGACCATCTACGTAGCCCAGCCTTATGGCGGCATGGACCCGGCCCAAATGGAGGGCTACCTGACCTACCGTTACGAGTATCACTTCCTCTACATCGCGGGCATCGAACATGTGGAGTCCAAGTCCATTCAGGGCGCTTCCATCATGAAGCTCCAGTTCCATCCGGGCACGGACATGAGCCAGGCCATGTCCGAGACCGTTGCCCAGGTGAACCGCTCCCGCGCCTTCATGCCGCCGGGCACGGTCGCCCCGTTCATCATGCGTTTCGATGCTGGCAGTGTGGCGGTCGGTTACCTCGTGTTCTCCACGGAAGACCCGAACATCACGCTCAACCAGATGCAGGATCAGGCGCTCAACCGCGTCCGCCCTGCCTTCGCCACTTTGCCCGGTGTCTCCGCACCACCTCCTTTCGGTGGCAGTTCCCGCGCCATCACGGTGAACGTGAACCCAGACCGCATGCGCGCCTATGGCCTGTCGCCCGATGACATCGTGAAGGCGCTCTCGCAGGGCAATACCATCAGCCCCTCGGGCAATATCAATCTGGACGGCAAATACCCTATCGTGGCGGCCAACGCCATCGTCTCGAACGTCAAGGATCTCGAAGGCGTGCCCCTCAAGCGCACGGCCACCGGCTCCGTCTTTGTGCGGGATGTCGCCACGGTGACGGATGCGGCGGATGTCACCACCGCCTATGCGCTCGCGGATGGCAAACGCTCCGTCTATCTCCCCGTCACCAAACGTGCCGATGCCTCCACGGTGGACGTGGTGGACCTCGTCAAAAAGAACATCCCGGAGTTTCAGAAGCTCCTGCCGGATGGCATCAAGGTCAGCTATTCCTTCGATCAGTCACCCGTGGTCAACCGCTCCATCAAAGACCTCATGAAGGAGGGTGGGTTGGGCGCCATCCTCACGGGCCTCATGGTGCTGTTCTTTTTGCGCGACTGGCGCAGCGCCTTCATCGTCGTGGTCAATATCCCGCTTTCTCTGCTGGCGGCAGCTTTCGCCCTCTGGTTGAGCGGTGAGAACATCCACCTCATGACGCTGGGTGGCATGGCCTTGGCCGTCGGCATCCTCGTGGATGAAGCCACGGTGGCCATCGAGAACATCCATGCCCATATCGCGCGCGGCAGTCCGCTGGCGCGTGCAGCATATGAAGGCACCCGTGAGACGGCGTTGCCTCGCTTGCTGGCCATGTTGTGCATCTTGGCTGTCTTCATTCCGGCCTTCTTCATGGTCGGTGCGGCCAAGGCGTTGTTTGTTCCCATGGCCTTGGCGGTCGGTTTCTCCATGATCGCCTCCTTCATCCTCTCCAGCACGCTGGTGCCTATCCTGAGTGTCTGGTTGTTGAAAGGGCATGCCAGTGAAGTGCATGACGCTTCGTTCATCGGGAAGATGCAGAAGAATTACACGGGCCTCCTGCGCAGTGTCGTCGCGCTGCGCTGGCCGCTCGTTGTGGTCTATCTCGTGATTGCCGGCCTGGCGGTTTGGTTTATCGGTGGACGCCTCGGCACGGAGATTTTCCCCAAGACGGACACCGGCCAGTTCGCCTTGCGTTTCCGCAATCCCAGCGGCACGCAAGTGGGCATCACCGAGCAAACCGCCAAGAAGATCCTCGACACCATCGCCCGTGAGGCCGGTGGTGAGGACAAGGTGGAGATCAGCATCGGCATGGTCGGTGTGCATAATTCCAGCTTCCCGGTGAACCTTGTTCATCTCTGGAATGGTGGTCCGGAAGAAGGCTGGCTGGCCATCCAGCTCAAGCGCGATTCAGGCAAGCGCGTGGAGGAGTTCAAGGAACACCTGCGCGGCGTCTTCGCTAAGGAGTTGCCGGATGTGCGTCTCTCCTTCGAGCCGCAGGACATCGTCACGCGCGTGATGAGCTTTGGTTCGCCCACGCCTATTGAGATCGCCATCAGCGCACCTTCATTGCCGGTGGGCAAGGGCTATGCGGACAAGCTGACGGAGAGCCTCGGCAAGCTGCCGTTCCTCCGTGATGTGCAGATCGCGCAGACGCTCGATTTTCCGTCGGTGAACGTGAACATCGACCGCGAACGCGCCGGTCTTCTCGGGGTCAAAGTCGAGGATGTCACCCGTTCGCTCGTCGCCGCCACGACGTCCAGCCGGTTCACCGTGGCGAACTTCTGGGCGGACCCGAACAGCGGCATCAGCTTCAACTTGCAGGTCCAGATTCCCGAGGAACGCACGCAATCCATCGAAGACCTGAATAACATCCCCGTCACCTCCGACAACGGCGGCACGGTCTTGCTGCGCAATCTGGCCAGCATCACCCCCGGCACCTCGGTGGGCACGTATGAGCGCTACAACATGGCGCGCATCGTCAGTGTCACGGCTAACATTCACGGGACGGATCTCGGCACGGCGACCCGGGAGATCCGTAAGACGCTGGCGGAACTGAATTTTCCATCCGATGGCAAGACCAAGGTGGATGTGCGCGGTCAAGTCGTGCCGTTGGAGCAGTTGCAAGCCGGCTTCGGCACGGGCCTGGTGATCGCGGTGGTGGTCATCTTCCTGATGCTCGCGGCGAACTTTGAATCATTCCGTCTCGCCTGCGTGGTCGTCTCCACGGTTCCGGCCGTGCTCGCGGGTGTGGCGCTGACGCTGTGGCTCACGGGCACCACCTTGAACATCCAGTCCGCCATGGGCGCCATCATGTCGGTGGGCGTGGCGGTGGCGAATGCGATTCTCCTCGTCACCTTTGCCGAGCGTGCGCGCATCACGGGTGGGGATGCGCTGGCTGCCGCCATGGAAGGTGCGCGCAGCCGCTTGCGCCCGATTCTCATGACGAGTTGCGCGATGATCGCGGGCATGATCCCGCTCGCCCTGGGCTTGGGCGAAGGCGGCGATCAGACTGCACCCTTGGGCCGTGCGGTGGTGGGCGGCTTGGCCATGGCCACGCTGGCGACCTTGTTTGTGTTGCCCGCCTTCTTCGTGTTGTTCCGCAACCAGGCCAGCACGCATTCCAGCTCACTGGATCCGGATGATCCGTTGAGCGGTCATTTTGTTTCACCGGTAGGACACGACTGA
- a CDS encoding efflux RND transporter periplasmic adaptor subunit, which yields MLRTSQTIACGVLTTALLLCTSLHAATPPELKFITPQRGDINRFVTLPGSIKANQQATLYAKVPGYLKSIKVDIGDTVKAGQLLAEIEVPELSADLVRAKAAVARAEAEKAKAATSVTKARVELNASQADYDRVSKARKSSPDLITPQALDDAKARFESAKASLGEAQAGENLAAARSGEAQAELKRIEALLAFAQVQAPFAGTITERFVDAGAFIPAATSGSAARNAAILTLMDFDTVRASVGVPELEASLVQNGQPVKVTVQGVANRVFSGVITRHSFALDDATRLLHLETDLPNASKELRPGMYATIRVGVEKHTNALLIPAGALLMEKANASVFQFIDGKAKKTPVKIGFNDGTNVEIASGLSGGERVLIFGKTAPADGQPVNATEAK from the coding sequence ATGCTACGAACCTCTCAAACCATCGCCTGCGGAGTGCTCACCACTGCGCTGCTGCTCTGCACCTCCTTGCACGCTGCTACGCCGCCGGAGTTGAAATTCATCACGCCCCAGCGCGGTGACATCAACCGCTTCGTCACGCTGCCGGGCAGCATCAAGGCCAACCAGCAGGCCACGCTCTACGCGAAAGTTCCTGGTTACCTGAAGTCCATCAAGGTGGACATCGGCGACACGGTGAAAGCGGGGCAGTTGCTCGCCGAGATCGAAGTGCCCGAGCTGAGTGCCGACCTCGTCCGCGCCAAAGCCGCCGTGGCCCGCGCCGAAGCGGAGAAGGCCAAAGCTGCCACCAGTGTCACGAAAGCACGCGTGGAATTGAACGCGAGCCAGGCGGATTATGACCGCGTCAGCAAAGCGCGCAAATCCTCGCCCGACCTCATCACGCCACAAGCCCTGGATGATGCCAAAGCGCGCTTTGAGTCGGCGAAAGCCTCACTGGGCGAAGCGCAGGCAGGTGAGAACCTCGCCGCTGCCCGTTCTGGTGAAGCGCAAGCGGAGTTGAAACGCATCGAGGCCTTGCTGGCCTTCGCGCAAGTGCAGGCCCCGTTCGCGGGCACCATCACCGAACGTTTCGTGGATGCTGGCGCCTTCATCCCGGCGGCGACTTCCGGTTCGGCCGCGCGCAATGCCGCCATCCTCACGCTCATGGATTTCGACACCGTACGCGCCAGTGTGGGCGTGCCGGAATTGGAAGCCTCGTTGGTTCAGAACGGCCAGCCGGTGAAAGTCACTGTGCAAGGCGTGGCGAACCGCGTCTTCTCCGGCGTCATCACACGCCATTCTTTTGCCTTGGATGACGCCACCCGCCTGCTGCATCTGGAGACCGATTTGCCCAACGCCAGCAAGGAACTGCGCCCCGGCATGTATGCCACCATCCGTGTGGGCGTGGAGAAGCACACGAATGCACTGTTGATCCCCGCAGGCGCGCTCTTGATGGAGAAGGCTAACGCCTCGGTCTTCCAGTTCATCGACGGCAAAGCGAAAAAGACGCCTGTGAAGATTGGTTTCAATGACGGCACGAATGTGGAGATCGCCAGCGGTTTGAGCGGTGGTGAACGCGTGCTGATCTTCGGTAAGACTGCGCCAGCCGATGGCCAGCCGGTCAACGCAACGGAGGCCAAATGA